In the genome of Myxococcus stipitatus, one region contains:
- a CDS encoding Xan family putative trans-acting RiPP leader peptide, producing the protein MELKASESAPVASSTVSEASSAPMELAASEVVPPPEKLDEIEEIDFLLEEIESKIAPLALA; encoded by the coding sequence ATGGAATTGAAGGCGTCGGAGTCAGCACCTGTTGCTTCCTCGACGGTGTCCGAAGCTTCCTCCGCTCCGATGGAACTCGCGGCGTCGGAAGTCGTGCCGCCCCCGGAGAAGCTGGATGAAATCGAGGAGATTGATTTCCTGCTCGAGGAAATCGAGAGCAAGATTGCTCCGCTTGCCTTGGCGTGA
- a CDS encoding aromatic ring-hydroxylating dioxygenase subunit alpha: MRSYQEVFSAYWHPVAFSHEVQERPVAFRLLGTEGVVWRSETGVAATQRYCAHRGADLCQGERVTQGLRCAFHGWTYGRDGQCLRIPSQPSAPIPPSARLDTYRCQERYGLIWVCLADAPAAPLPEWPELEDGTVATVALPRLDWEVSAGRMMEIILDVAHLSWVHRGTFGNPEQPEVPPYEVERLPAGIRSRIVYPALAPGMEGAPGRVDRTTLTYDVTLPFAVRLAFKPTLFYAHTVYAVASPLSEEKMQCFYFASHHPKIRNFGEMFVKSELAILEQDRRVAEGQRPRAHPVDFAHEVHVKADSLPIEYRRAVAALRLGDAPRLPGLE; this comes from the coding sequence TTGCGCTCGTATCAAGAGGTCTTCTCCGCCTACTGGCATCCCGTCGCCTTCTCCCATGAAGTCCAGGAGCGGCCCGTCGCGTTCCGGTTGCTGGGAACCGAGGGCGTGGTCTGGCGGAGTGAAACAGGGGTCGCGGCCACGCAGCGCTACTGCGCACACCGTGGAGCCGACCTGTGCCAGGGCGAGCGCGTCACGCAGGGGCTTCGCTGTGCGTTTCATGGTTGGACTTACGGGCGGGACGGCCAGTGTCTGAGGATACCCTCCCAGCCCTCGGCGCCCATTCCGCCCTCGGCCCGTCTTGATACATATCGCTGTCAGGAGCGGTATGGGCTCATCTGGGTCTGCCTCGCGGACGCCCCCGCGGCGCCGCTGCCGGAGTGGCCGGAGCTGGAGGACGGCACCGTCGCCACCGTCGCGTTGCCTCGGCTGGACTGGGAGGTGTCGGCGGGGCGGATGATGGAGATCATCCTCGATGTGGCGCACCTGTCCTGGGTGCATCGGGGGACGTTTGGCAATCCCGAGCAGCCGGAGGTGCCGCCGTACGAGGTGGAGCGGCTTCCCGCGGGGATTCGCTCGCGCATCGTCTACCCGGCGCTTGCTCCAGGGATGGAGGGGGCTCCGGGGCGCGTGGACCGGACGACCCTGACCTACGACGTGACGCTCCCCTTCGCGGTGCGCCTGGCCTTCAAGCCGACCCTCTTCTACGCGCACACCGTCTACGCGGTGGCCTCGCCCCTCTCCGAAGAGAAGATGCAGTGCTTCTACTTCGCGTCCCACCACCCGAAGATCCGCAACTTCGGGGAGATGTTCGTGAAGTCGGAGCTGGCCATCCTGGAGCAGGACCGGCGCGTCGCCGAGGGCCAGCGCCCCCGGGCCCATCCCGTGGACTTTGCCCACGAGGTGCACGTGAAGGCAGACTCCCTGCCCATCGAATACCGCCGCGCCGTCGCGGCCTTGCGCCTGGGTGACGCTCCACGGCTCCCCGGGCTGGAGTGA
- a CDS encoding c-type cytochrome, with translation MLKRSGGRVGLGIVLAVMVGACRQKEAAPVAPSAPKPSAVVEAKVEKVDPVARGRYLAESVLVCGACHTARDYSRYGGPVKGEALAGDCFGEAHGMPVQVCASNITSDPEHGIGRWTDEELMRAMREGRGRDGRVLFPMMPYADWKALSDEDARAVVAYLRQVPAVARSTPRTQLPPEMAAELQGMAVPLSGPVPGPKEDLVARGQYLATLGQCATCHAGMADPSKPFSGGIPIPGPFGKETAPSLHPEDALLRGMSEDAFVARFKAWKEVPQAPSRQGQVNKLVMPWVFFAGFQEEDLRAIHRYLRSLPGASAPSAGK, from the coding sequence ATGCTCAAGCGTTCTGGCGGGCGGGTGGGGCTGGGAATCGTGCTGGCGGTGATGGTGGGGGCGTGCCGTCAGAAGGAGGCGGCGCCCGTGGCGCCCTCCGCGCCCAAGCCCTCCGCCGTCGTGGAGGCGAAGGTCGAAAAGGTCGACCCGGTGGCGCGTGGACGCTACCTGGCGGAGTCCGTGCTGGTGTGTGGCGCCTGCCATACCGCGCGCGACTACTCCCGCTATGGCGGGCCCGTGAAGGGCGAGGCGCTGGCGGGGGACTGCTTCGGCGAAGCCCACGGCATGCCCGTCCAGGTGTGCGCGTCCAACATCACCTCGGACCCGGAGCACGGCATCGGCCGGTGGACGGACGAGGAGCTGATGCGGGCGATGCGCGAGGGCCGGGGCCGTGATGGCCGGGTGCTCTTCCCCATGATGCCGTACGCCGACTGGAAGGCGCTCTCCGACGAGGACGCGCGCGCGGTGGTGGCCTACCTGCGCCAGGTGCCCGCCGTCGCCCGCTCCACGCCGCGCACCCAGCTGCCCCCGGAGATGGCCGCCGAGCTCCAGGGGATGGCCGTCCCCCTGTCGGGCCCCGTCCCGGGACCCAAGGAGGACCTGGTGGCCCGGGGCCAGTACCTCGCCACCCTGGGCCAGTGCGCCACCTGTCATGCGGGCATGGCGGACCCCTCCAAGCCCTTCTCCGGCGGGATTCCCATCCCCGGGCCCTTCGGCAAGGAGACGGCGCCGTCCCTCCACCCGGAGGACGCCCTGCTCCGGGGGATGAGCGAGGACGCCTTCGTCGCGCGCTTCAAGGCCTGGAAGGAGGTGCCCCAGGCCCCCAGCCGCCAGGGGCAGGTCAACAAGCTGGTCATGCCCTGGGTCTTCTTCGCGGGCTTCCAGGAGGAGGACCTGCGCGCCATCCACCGCTACCTGCGCTCCCTGCCGGGCGCCTCGGCCCCGTCCGCCGGAAAGTAA
- a CDS encoding TldD/PmbA family protein codes for MDIIQRLVASAQEAGAPSLDVLLREVERRTLSFDEHASTQQVSRHAILELKTSLPTPSGLLDAWRAFAFPDLAQLHAHLPTLERHATTLVRELRESSPGVPCPTGVLPIVLPPGAASACFFHEVCGHPLEGDVVARGGSYLARRLGQRVAGPWLSVSDDPTEGHGSLSLSWDDEGHPAQAVRLLSAGIVDGPLLDSRSALQLGHTPNGHGRRVSFRHPPLPRMAHTRVEPHEGDLDTLLGNLSHGLLVQHLMPRHMDLLSGDFSFYIVEAREVRDGRLGQRVSPGILAGNGLEALASIDAVGADARNLFATRGCRKLDHGPLPVSFGQPTVRFRGLQVRPAH; via the coding sequence ATGGACATCATCCAAAGGCTGGTGGCCTCCGCCCAGGAGGCCGGAGCTCCCTCGCTCGACGTGCTGCTCCGCGAAGTGGAGCGCCGCACGCTCTCCTTCGACGAGCACGCCTCCACCCAGCAGGTCTCCCGCCACGCCATCCTCGAGCTGAAGACCTCCCTGCCCACCCCCAGCGGCCTGCTCGACGCCTGGCGAGCCTTCGCCTTCCCCGACCTCGCCCAGCTCCACGCCCACCTGCCGACCCTCGAGCGGCACGCCACCACCCTCGTGCGCGAGCTGCGCGAGTCCAGTCCAGGCGTCCCCTGCCCCACCGGAGTGCTGCCCATCGTCCTCCCACCGGGCGCGGCCTCGGCGTGCTTCTTCCATGAGGTCTGCGGCCATCCCCTCGAAGGAGATGTCGTCGCACGAGGCGGCTCCTACCTCGCGCGCCGGCTCGGACAGCGCGTCGCGGGCCCGTGGCTGTCCGTGTCCGACGACCCCACCGAGGGACACGGCTCCCTCTCCTTGTCCTGGGACGATGAGGGCCACCCCGCCCAGGCCGTGCGTCTGCTCAGCGCGGGCATCGTGGACGGGCCCCTGCTCGACTCCCGCAGCGCCCTCCAGCTGGGCCACACCCCCAACGGACACGGCCGGCGCGTGAGCTTCCGTCACCCGCCCCTGCCACGCATGGCCCACACCCGTGTGGAGCCACATGAGGGAGACCTGGACACGCTCCTGGGGAACCTGTCCCACGGCCTGCTCGTCCAGCACCTCATGCCTCGGCACATGGACCTGCTGTCGGGGGACTTCAGCTTCTACATCGTGGAGGCTCGCGAGGTCCGGGACGGCCGCCTGGGGCAGCGCGTGTCACCGGGCATCCTCGCGGGCAATGGCCTGGAGGCCCTGGCCTCCATCGACGCGGTGGGCGCCGACGCGCGCAACCTCTTCGCCACGCGCGGCTGCCGCAAGCTGGACCACGGCCCGCTGCCCGTGTCCTTCGGGCAGCCCACGGTGCGTTTCCGGGGGCTGCAGGTCCGCCCAGCTCACTGA
- a CDS encoding metallopeptidase TldD-related protein yields MSTGHSEDARREVGAERMAPDALVAAARAALADAGPELSGQEAELFLVREGSLALEHEASSSSFAARLGDSCSAVARVWNATVRGVASGPVGEGADLKRLLVQAARRTVPSSSPPPVSPLPADSRLPSWRWAPSVSQARSDATRMVRECVPEGTVVQALVLTRRSTWSALVRGHGVLAQVEQREEAFVRCETPRGAVVDAVVLRADETAWGALRERLHAAVDALSGPVREADPRLPRVLRPAVAAPLVAGLGWLLRGDVAVSTPALARAVGKKIFPSLLTVEDLPRHVEGTRHRDWDDEGRDAQPLRLVDEGRLLGFLHSQESAARLGVPPHGRGLRDGASEASAAALNLFIAPRGDALPASYTELVARVETFTAMPRPGRVSLIAGGWEVRDGRRVHRIAPMELELPVLETFRSLRGVGADLTFFPTAEGCGTPTLLLPPSQE; encoded by the coding sequence GTGAGCACGGGTCACAGTGAAGATGCGCGGCGAGAAGTCGGCGCGGAACGGATGGCGCCGGATGCGCTGGTGGCGGCCGCGCGTGCCGCGCTCGCGGATGCTGGACCGGAGCTCTCGGGGCAGGAGGCGGAGTTGTTCCTCGTGAGGGAGGGCTCCCTCGCGCTGGAGCACGAGGCTTCTTCGAGTTCCTTCGCCGCTCGCCTGGGAGATTCCTGCTCGGCCGTCGCGCGGGTCTGGAACGCCACGGTGCGGGGTGTGGCGTCAGGGCCGGTAGGAGAGGGCGCGGACCTCAAGCGCCTCCTGGTCCAGGCGGCACGGCGAACCGTCCCCTCCTCTTCGCCTCCACCTGTCTCTCCGCTCCCCGCCGACTCGCGGCTCCCTTCGTGGCGCTGGGCGCCCTCCGTTTCACAGGCGCGGAGCGATGCCACGCGAATGGTTCGTGAGTGTGTGCCCGAGGGCACCGTGGTGCAGGCGCTCGTGCTCACTCGTCGCTCCACCTGGTCCGCGCTCGTGCGTGGCCACGGCGTGCTTGCGCAGGTGGAGCAGCGTGAGGAAGCCTTCGTCCGTTGTGAGACTCCCAGAGGGGCCGTGGTGGATGCCGTGGTGCTACGCGCCGACGAGACGGCGTGGGGGGCACTGCGCGAGCGACTGCACGCGGCGGTCGACGCGTTGTCTGGCCCTGTTCGCGAGGCGGACCCGCGCCTTCCCCGCGTGTTGCGTCCCGCGGTCGCAGCGCCCCTCGTCGCGGGGCTGGGGTGGCTGTTGCGCGGGGATGTCGCGGTCTCGACGCCCGCGTTGGCGCGTGCGGTGGGCAAGAAGATCTTCCCATCCTTGCTCACCGTGGAAGACCTCCCCCGGCATGTCGAGGGGACACGCCATCGCGACTGGGACGACGAGGGACGAGATGCCCAGCCCCTCCGCCTGGTCGACGAAGGGCGACTGCTCGGATTCCTCCACTCCCAGGAGAGCGCCGCGCGTCTGGGCGTTCCACCACATGGACGTGGACTGCGCGACGGAGCCTCCGAAGCGAGCGCCGCCGCACTCAACCTCTTCATCGCTCCACGTGGGGACGCGTTGCCCGCGAGCTACACGGAGCTGGTCGCGCGAGTCGAGACCTTCACGGCGATGCCGCGTCCAGGTCGTGTGTCCCTCATCGCCGGTGGGTGGGAGGTCCGCGACGGGCGCCGGGTGCACCGCATTGCCCCGATGGAACTGGAGCTGCCCGTGCTGGAGACCTTCCGCTCGCTTCGAGGCGTGGGGGCCGACCTCACGTTCTTCCCCACCGCCGAGGGCTGCGGCACCCCCACGCTGCTGCTTCCTCCCTCGCAGGAGTGA
- a CDS encoding pirin family protein, with product MDSSSASRPASARTERGVVAVWPAKPTELVGDSRVLRALPRVELRRVGPFVFCDHFGPSPAVPGTMSVPPHPHIGLQTVTYLFSGAIRHRDSLGTVQDIQPGDINWMTAGRGIVHAEDVDSSPGAPPLHGIQTWVALPREQRQLPPAFEHIPSARLPCVEHDGARVRVLAGRLGEARSPVPAFHPLTYLDVELEPGATLSLPVEPTHALALYVADGDVSIGGTTVERGLLAHLDEGASTLTLHSVRGGRVMVLGGEPLPDPLVIWWNFVVDSVAEGRARFADWEAGRFPPLAP from the coding sequence ATGGATTCGTCGTCGGCCTCGCGCCCCGCGTCCGCGCGGACGGAGCGCGGCGTGGTGGCGGTGTGGCCCGCGAAGCCGACGGAGCTCGTCGGAGACTCTCGTGTGCTGCGCGCCCTTCCCCGTGTCGAGCTGCGCCGAGTCGGGCCCTTCGTCTTCTGCGACCACTTTGGACCCTCGCCCGCCGTGCCGGGCACCATGTCCGTGCCCCCTCATCCGCACATCGGTCTGCAGACCGTGACGTACCTGTTCTCCGGAGCCATCCGTCACCGAGACTCCCTGGGCACCGTGCAGGACATTCAGCCTGGGGACATCAACTGGATGACCGCCGGCCGCGGCATCGTCCACGCGGAAGACGTGGACTCGAGCCCCGGAGCCCCACCTCTGCACGGCATCCAGACCTGGGTCGCCCTCCCTCGCGAGCAGCGCCAGCTTCCTCCCGCCTTCGAGCACATCCCCTCGGCAAGGCTGCCCTGCGTGGAGCACGACGGCGCGCGCGTGCGAGTCCTCGCCGGACGACTGGGCGAGGCCCGCTCCCCCGTCCCCGCCTTCCATCCCCTCACCTACCTGGACGTGGAGCTCGAGCCGGGAGCCACCCTCTCGCTCCCCGTGGAGCCCACCCACGCGCTGGCCCTCTACGTGGCCGACGGCGACGTCTCCATCGGCGGCACCACGGTGGAGCGCGGCCTGCTCGCGCACCTGGACGAAGGCGCCTCCACGCTGACGCTGCACTCGGTCCGTGGCGGACGCGTGATGGTGTTGGGCGGTGAGCCGTTGCCGGACCCGCTCGTCATCTGGTGGAACTTCGTCGTGGACAGCGTGGCCGAGGGCCGCGCGCGCTTCGCGGACTGGGAGGCGGGGCGCTTCCCGCCGCTCGCCCCCTGA
- a CDS encoding carboxymuconolactone decarboxylase family protein, whose product METPRFVTPKIAPGLYAAMLGLEKYLHECGLGEKLLTLIKLRASQLNGCGFCIDMHWKDLRVLGETEQRLYGLDAWEESPYYTDRERAALVWTEAVTFVAEGHVPASVYEAVKPHFSDKELADLTGAIATINAWNRLVIASRTTPGTYQPPKGAQKEG is encoded by the coding sequence ATGGAAACGCCCCGATTCGTCACGCCGAAGATTGCCCCGGGCCTCTACGCCGCCATGCTCGGGCTGGAGAAGTACCTGCATGAGTGTGGGCTGGGCGAGAAGCTCCTCACGCTCATCAAGCTGCGCGCCTCCCAGCTCAACGGCTGCGGCTTCTGCATCGACATGCACTGGAAGGACCTGCGCGTGCTGGGCGAGACGGAGCAGCGCCTGTACGGGCTGGATGCGTGGGAGGAGAGCCCCTACTACACGGACCGCGAGCGCGCGGCCCTGGTCTGGACGGAGGCGGTCACCTTCGTGGCGGAGGGCCATGTGCCCGCGTCCGTGTACGAGGCGGTGAAGCCGCACTTCTCGGACAAGGAGCTGGCGGACCTCACCGGCGCCATCGCCACCATCAACGCGTGGAACCGGCTGGTCATCGCCTCGCGCACGACGCCGGGGACGTACCAGCCGCCCAAGGGCGCGCAGAAGGAGGGCTGA